In Novosphingobium sp. MMS21-SN21R, a single genomic region encodes these proteins:
- a CDS encoding MBL fold metallo-hydrolase, with protein sequence MKLTVLGSGTSTGVPRIGNDWGDCDPAEPRNRRSRVAIIVEGDDGSRLLVDTPTDLRSQFLACDIDRVDGVLWTHDHADHCHGIDDLRPLRYGRAGPIPGYAAGETVRRLRQRFGYVFAGQHGYHTICEIDNLDRVRMICGIAIGHCQMPHGPAQSTAFRFDQSGKSIGYATDFSEITAEMVSLFYGVDLLVVDCLRRKPHPTHAHLEMSLELIDAARANRGILTHLDKSMDYRTLCIETPSHVEPAFDGMEIAL encoded by the coding sequence GTGAAGTTGACTGTGCTTGGATCGGGCACGTCGACGGGCGTCCCGCGCATCGGCAACGACTGGGGCGATTGCGATCCTGCAGAGCCGCGCAACCGCCGCTCCCGCGTTGCGATCATCGTCGAGGGTGATGACGGTAGCCGTTTGCTGGTGGACACGCCCACAGATCTGCGCAGCCAGTTCCTGGCGTGCGATATCGACCGGGTCGACGGCGTGCTGTGGACACACGATCATGCCGATCATTGCCATGGGATCGATGACTTGCGCCCGCTGCGCTATGGCCGCGCTGGGCCGATACCTGGCTACGCGGCGGGTGAAACGGTTCGGCGCTTGCGACAGCGCTTCGGTTATGTTTTCGCGGGGCAGCACGGCTATCACACGATTTGCGAGATCGACAACCTTGACCGCGTCCGGATGATCTGCGGCATTGCCATTGGCCATTGCCAGATGCCGCACGGCCCAGCGCAATCGACAGCATTTCGTTTTGATCAAAGCGGGAAATCAATTGGTTACGCGACAGACTTCAGCGAGATTACCGCAGAGATGGTCAGTCTTTTTTATGGCGTTGACCTTCTGGTCGTGGATTGCCTGAGGCGCAAACCGCATCCCACGCACGCGCATCTTGAAATGTCGCTGGAACTGATTGACGCAGCAAGAGCCAATCGCGGCATTCTTACGCATCTCGACAAGTCGATGGACTACCGGACACTGTGCATTGAAACGCCAAGCCACGTCGAACCAGCGTTCGATGGGATGGAGATTGCCTTGTGA
- a CDS encoding acyl-CoA thioesterase, with the protein MAMVDPLPIGEPAIRITAMPADANPAGDIFGGWLMAQMDMAAGIVAARTSKGRAATIAVEGMTFHHPVHVGDEVSVYAKLSASGRTSMTIDVETWRRARTGEERQKVTQAKFFFVAIDEDRKPRPLPQKD; encoded by the coding sequence ATGGCCATGGTCGATCCGCTACCAATAGGCGAACCGGCCATTCGCATCACCGCCATGCCTGCGGATGCGAACCCGGCGGGAGATATTTTCGGCGGATGGCTGATGGCGCAAATGGACATGGCGGCAGGCATAGTTGCGGCCCGGACGTCGAAAGGAAGGGCTGCGACAATCGCAGTCGAAGGCATGACCTTTCATCATCCCGTTCACGTCGGCGACGAAGTGTCTGTCTACGCCAAGCTTAGCGCATCGGGCCGCACATCGATGACAATCGACGTAGAAACCTGGCGTCGTGCCCGCACCGGTGAGGAGCGCCAAAAGGTGACCCAGGCCAAATTTTTCTTCGTCGCCATCGACGAAGACCGCAAACCGCGGCCATTGCCGCAAAAAGACTGA
- the tmk gene encoding dTMP kinase yields the protein MSGVSVIRGRFIALEGGEGVGKSTQARLLADALRARGLEVVTTREPGGTPGAEAIRALLLSNEGDGWGTRAEALLFAAARADHVEKLIAPALARGAWVVCDRFIDSSRAYQGGGGGLSDAEVMTLHAIGSGGLMPDRTLVLTVAPEMAAQRLALRDGDVADRIGGRGSDYHAKVAAAFLACASADPDRSAVIAAEGDPSVVHGGIMAALADLLPS from the coding sequence GTGAGCGGAGTGTCAGTCATCAGGGGGCGGTTCATCGCGCTTGAAGGCGGGGAGGGTGTCGGCAAGTCGACCCAGGCGAGGCTCCTGGCTGATGCCCTGCGTGCGCGCGGACTGGAGGTGGTCACCACGCGCGAGCCGGGTGGCACGCCGGGTGCTGAAGCGATCCGCGCGCTGTTGCTCTCGAACGAGGGCGATGGCTGGGGAACTCGGGCCGAGGCGCTGCTGTTTGCGGCGGCGCGAGCCGATCATGTCGAGAAGCTGATTGCACCTGCGCTGGCACGCGGGGCTTGGGTGGTCTGCGACCGCTTCATCGACAGCAGCCGCGCCTATCAGGGCGGTGGCGGGGGTCTGAGCGATGCCGAGGTGATGACACTTCATGCGATTGGCAGCGGAGGGCTGATGCCCGATCGGACGCTGGTGCTGACCGTAGCACCGGAAATGGCTGCGCAGCGTCTGGCCTTGCGAGACGGTGACGTTGCCGACAGGATAGGCGGTCGGGGGAGTGACTATCACGCCAAAGTTGCGGCGGCCTTTCTTGCCTGTGCGAGCGCAGACCCTGACCGTTCTGCCGTCATAGCGGCGGAGGGTGACCCGAGCGTTGTTCATGGCGGGATCATGGCCGCGCTCGCCGACCTTTTACCGTCATGA
- a CDS encoding D-alanyl-D-alanine carboxypeptidase family protein, whose product MAAMPAAAAAPEAVGVAPMPEISAPIALLLDVGSGRVLYARDAHRRFVPASITKIMTSYVAFDLISKGKLRLDQRIPIRPETYRAWRRVGSTMFLPSDAQPTVAELIEGIVTVSANDACVVLAEGATGSVPAFTGLMNAAAADLGMRDSHFNTPNGWMDQGQTYVTAADLATLSGALMTRFPDLYRRFYGHSQMTWNGITQPNHNPLYGFTQGADGVKTGFTNEAGYGFVGSAERNGRRLVMVLGGYDRPKDRTGQSRDFIEWGFGAWNAQQLFGKGAQVGVAEVQGGAERSVQLVAPRQLTVTAPAGRKVSYTLAVRYKGPLKAPITKGETVASLLVRVPGEPVHVLPLVAGAAVPKGGALARLRNGALSTVGL is encoded by the coding sequence ATGGCCGCCATGCCCGCTGCGGCCGCCGCGCCTGAGGCGGTTGGCGTTGCGCCGATGCCGGAGATATCGGCTCCGATTGCGCTACTGCTCGATGTCGGTTCAGGCCGGGTGCTCTATGCCCGCGATGCGCACAGGCGGTTTGTGCCCGCGTCGATCACCAAGATCATGACCAGCTATGTCGCATTCGACCTGATTTCCAAGGGAAAGCTGCGCCTCGACCAGCGCATCCCCATCCGGCCCGAGACGTATCGCGCGTGGCGCAGGGTCGGCAGCACGATGTTCCTGCCATCGGATGCACAGCCAACGGTTGCCGAACTTATCGAGGGGATCGTCACGGTCTCTGCCAACGATGCCTGTGTGGTGCTGGCAGAGGGCGCGACCGGATCGGTTCCGGCGTTTACCGGGCTGATGAATGCGGCGGCGGCCGACCTTGGCATGCGCGACAGTCATTTCAACACGCCCAACGGTTGGATGGATCAGGGGCAGACCTACGTGACGGCTGCCGATCTGGCCACGTTGAGCGGCGCGTTGATGACGCGCTTTCCTGACCTTTACAGAAGGTTCTACGGCCATTCGCAGATGACGTGGAACGGAATTACCCAACCCAACCACAATCCGCTCTATGGCTTTACCCAAGGTGCTGACGGGGTGAAGACGGGGTTTACCAACGAGGCTGGCTACGGCTTTGTCGGATCGGCGGAGCGCAATGGCCGGCGGTTGGTAATGGTGCTGGGCGGCTATGACCGGCCCAAGGATCGCACCGGCCAGTCCCGCGATTTCATCGAATGGGGGTTTGGCGCTTGGAACGCACAGCAACTATTTGGAAAAGGTGCGCAAGTTGGAGTGGCAGAGGTGCAGGGCGGGGCCGAGCGCTCGGTTCAGCTGGTCGCGCCGCGTCAGTTGACCGTTACCGCGCCAGCCGGACGCAAGGTCAGCTATACGCTCGCTGTTCGCTACAAGGGGCCGCTTAAAGCACCGATTACCAAGGGTGAAACGGTCGCCAGTCTGCTCGTGCGCGTGCCCGGTGAGCCGGTGCATGTCCTGCCTCTGGTAGCAGGAGCAGCAGTTCCCAAGGGTGGCGCTTTGGCACGGTTGCGCAATGGTGCGCTGAGCACGGTCGGCCTGTGA
- a CDS encoding lytic murein transglycosylase: protein MRGFRAAFVTALVLGLAGPAEGQVAGEEAGFQGYLQLLAARARGEGVRESTIAQMTSGLTLNQRVIQLDRAQPGSSSGAIPAFEPYRRSHVDAARIARGRRQYAAVSGQLGAIERKYGVPGPIMLAIWGHETDYGGYTGDFDLPRALATLAYEGRRRELFADEFIAAMKMVDRGVPRSKLVGSWAGAFGNPQFLPSVYLRVAQDGDGDGFADIWTSRTDTLASIANYFRDAGWRPGQPWGVAVSVPEGLDRATLGTTLKSPRCARVFDRHTGWKTIREWRALGIVPRSGAYLADDAMASLLEPDGRGRTAYLLTGNYRVILDYNCSNFYALSVGLLADEISR, encoded by the coding sequence ATGAGAGGGTTCAGGGCCGCATTTGTGACGGCGCTGGTGCTTGGGCTGGCAGGTCCGGCTGAAGGGCAGGTTGCCGGGGAAGAGGCGGGGTTCCAGGGCTATCTGCAACTGCTCGCGGCACGGGCGCGTGGTGAGGGCGTTCGCGAATCGACTATTGCGCAAATGACATCGGGGCTGACGCTCAACCAGCGGGTGATTCAGCTTGATCGGGCCCAGCCCGGTTCATCGTCCGGGGCGATCCCTGCGTTTGAACCTTATCGCCGCAGCCATGTCGATGCGGCGCGGATTGCGCGTGGCCGCCGGCAATATGCCGCGGTATCCGGACAATTGGGCGCAATCGAGCGCAAGTATGGCGTGCCAGGACCGATCATGCTGGCGATCTGGGGGCATGAAACCGACTACGGGGGCTATACCGGTGATTTCGACCTTCCTCGCGCACTGGCGACACTTGCCTACGAAGGCCGTCGCCGGGAATTGTTCGCTGACGAATTCATCGCGGCGATGAAGATGGTCGACCGAGGCGTGCCGCGCTCAAAACTGGTGGGAAGCTGGGCGGGTGCGTTCGGCAATCCGCAGTTCCTGCCGTCTGTCTATCTGCGCGTGGCTCAGGACGGCGATGGCGACGGTTTTGCCGACATCTGGACCAGCAGGACTGACACGCTCGCATCGATTGCCAACTACTTCCGCGACGCCGGGTGGCGTCCAGGCCAGCCCTGGGGTGTGGCGGTTAGCGTTCCCGAAGGATTGGACCGCGCAACTCTTGGCACCACGCTCAAGAGTCCGCGATGTGCCCGCGTATTCGACAGGCATACCGGATGGAAGACGATACGCGAATGGCGCGCTCTTGGCATCGTGCCTCGATCAGGCGCCTATCTGGCGGATGACGCGATGGCGAGCCTGCTCGAGCCTGACGGTCGCGGGCGAACTGCTTATCTGCTAACCGGAAATTATAGGGTTATCCTCGATTATAACTGCTCGAACTTTTACGCCTTGTCGGTAGGACTTCTTGCAGATGAAATCAGTCGCTAG
- a CDS encoding TatD family hydrolase: MLIDSHCHLNYKGLVEDQRQVLVRARESGVRGFLNISTRRSEWEAIVATAERENDVWASIGIHPHEADAHADLGEAALLDASAHPRVIGIGETGLDYYYDHSDRQVQQDLFRVHIRVARETGLPIIIHTRDAEDDTARIIEEEMGKGAFPALIHCFTASAAFGARMLELGLTISLSGIVTFKNAKDLQAVAANLPDDRILVETDAPFLAPIPHRGRTCEPAYVADTCAFVAALRGTTKEALADVTGANFFKLFSKASL, from the coding sequence ATGCTGATCGATTCACACTGCCATTTGAACTACAAGGGGCTGGTTGAAGACCAGCGCCAAGTGCTTGTTCGCGCGCGCGAAAGTGGTGTGCGAGGGTTTCTCAACATCTCGACCAGGCGGAGCGAGTGGGAAGCAATTGTCGCCACGGCCGAGCGTGAGAATGACGTTTGGGCGAGCATCGGCATCCATCCCCATGAGGCAGATGCCCACGCCGATCTGGGGGAAGCCGCGCTGCTTGATGCTTCCGCGCATCCGCGAGTTATCGGGATCGGCGAAACCGGGCTCGACTATTACTACGATCATTCGGACCGGCAGGTGCAGCAGGATCTGTTCCGCGTGCACATTCGTGTGGCCCGCGAGACCGGCCTTCCCATCATCATCCATACCCGCGATGCCGAGGACGACACCGCCCGGATCATTGAGGAAGAAATGGGGAAGGGGGCCTTCCCCGCGCTGATCCACTGCTTCACCGCGTCAGCCGCATTTGGCGCCCGAATGCTCGAACTTGGCCTGACCATTTCACTGTCTGGCATCGTGACATTCAAGAATGCCAAGGACTTGCAGGCAGTTGCTGCCAATCTACCTGATGACAGGATATTGGTCGAAACCGATGCGCCGTTCCTCGCGCCGATCCCGCATCGCGGCAGAACGTGCGAGCCTGCCTACGTTGCCGATACTTGCGCGTTTGTCGCTGCCTTGCGTGGAACCACCAAGGAAGCGTTGGCGGACGTGACTGGCGCCAATTTCTTCAAGCTTTTCAGCAAGGCATCGCTGTGA
- a CDS encoding SPOR domain-containing protein, which translates to MKSVASWIGLSAAVLLTACGGANARVSKVSDMAVGGPAGDYPMVLGEPFVVDGTTYTPSDTLNYDSVGYAVVDGGQGISGAHRTLPLPSYVEVTSLDTGRTILVRMTQRGPMQGSELVSLSAAAWAQLGAAPGARLPVRVRRVNPPEAERALLRAGSQVPQRMDTPTGLLAALKRKLGIPVAPALVAALDLPAVSQPAPVKPAKAQGVPAKPVAAPKPVTAPKAAPSASVPPKAEPKSPAKGSFVQVGAFSSRDRAESAAKSVGGSVAQVGKFWRVRTGPHNDRGQADAALAKARAAGYADARVVTAP; encoded by the coding sequence ATGAAATCAGTCGCTAGCTGGATCGGCCTTTCCGCCGCAGTGTTGCTGACCGCTTGTGGCGGCGCAAATGCTCGGGTTTCCAAGGTTTCCGACATGGCGGTGGGCGGTCCTGCGGGCGATTACCCGATGGTTCTGGGCGAACCATTCGTGGTGGATGGAACGACCTATACCCCTTCCGATACGCTGAATTACGATTCGGTCGGCTATGCGGTGGTAGATGGCGGCCAAGGGATCAGCGGCGCGCATCGCACGCTCCCGCTGCCAAGTTACGTAGAAGTGACATCGCTGGATACCGGACGCACAATTCTGGTTCGCATGACCCAGCGCGGTCCGATGCAAGGAAGCGAGCTTGTTTCGCTGTCGGCTGCTGCGTGGGCGCAACTTGGGGCTGCACCGGGCGCGCGGTTGCCGGTCCGGGTGCGCAGGGTCAATCCTCCCGAAGCCGAACGGGCGCTGTTGCGTGCTGGATCGCAGGTTCCGCAGCGGATGGATACGCCAACTGGCTTGCTTGCTGCTTTGAAACGCAAGCTGGGGATTCCCGTGGCTCCGGCGCTTGTGGCAGCATTGGACCTTCCTGCCGTTTCGCAGCCTGCACCCGTCAAACCCGCCAAGGCCCAAGGCGTCCCGGCAAAGCCGGTCGCAGCGCCCAAACCGGTGACCGCGCCGAAAGCCGCTCCGTCTGCTTCGGTGCCGCCAAAGGCAGAGCCGAAGTCGCCCGCAAAAGGCTCGTTCGTGCAAGTCGGTGCGTTTTCGTCTCGTGACCGCGCAGAGAGCGCGGCAAAGTCCGTCGGTGGTTCGGTGGCCCAGGTTGGTAAGTTCTGGCGTGTTCGCACCGGACCGCACAACGATCGTGGACAAGCCGATGCGGCGCTGGCGAAGGCGCGCGCGGCGGGCTATGCCGATGCCCGGGTCGTGACCGCGCCTTGA
- a CDS encoding DNA polymerase III subunit delta' has protein sequence MIGHDQAWLQWRAALSGARMHHGWLLAGREGLGKATFAQAAAAELVAEPGVPQPPIAMHPDILTLRPLPANEDEAKKRDDGKPFLTKRNISVDQIREIQRRLTTRPTLGPRRAVIIDSADQLEKGAVNALLKSLEEPPQGTFFLLVAHALGRLLPTVRSRCLIVRFNPLTDAEVARALDTAAPQLDSETRNAALAVAGGSPGAALAFAEQNLGKAQAIFTALIERGDPDLALRGALSGALGLRPDRERQLAAIEAARMTVVRALGQVDDAAKLRLAEAHSRLVRLAGEAPIYNFDPGMLLMEIGSLLASAGPTRELL, from the coding sequence ATGATCGGCCATGATCAAGCGTGGTTGCAATGGCGGGCGGCCCTGTCTGGCGCCCGGATGCATCATGGCTGGTTGCTCGCCGGGCGCGAGGGGTTGGGAAAAGCCACCTTTGCGCAGGCAGCTGCAGCCGAACTGGTGGCGGAGCCAGGTGTGCCGCAGCCCCCCATCGCCATGCACCCCGATATTCTGACGCTGCGCCCGCTTCCAGCCAACGAAGACGAGGCGAAAAAGCGGGACGATGGGAAGCCGTTCCTGACCAAGCGGAACATCTCCGTAGACCAGATCCGCGAAATTCAGCGGCGGCTGACAACGCGGCCGACGCTTGGGCCACGCCGAGCCGTCATCATCGACTCTGCTGACCAGCTCGAGAAGGGGGCAGTGAACGCGCTTTTGAAAAGCCTTGAGGAGCCGCCGCAAGGCACATTCTTCCTGTTGGTGGCCCACGCGTTGGGACGGCTGCTGCCTACCGTGCGTTCACGTTGCCTGATCGTGCGTTTCAATCCGCTGACCGACGCCGAGGTGGCGCGCGCGCTCGATACCGCTGCGCCGCAGCTCGATAGCGAGACGAGGAACGCCGCCCTCGCAGTCGCAGGCGGTTCGCCGGGTGCCGCACTTGCTTTTGCCGAGCAGAATCTCGGGAAGGCGCAGGCCATCTTCACCGCACTGATCGAGCGTGGCGACCCCGATCTGGCGCTGCGCGGCGCGCTTTCGGGAGCGCTCGGATTGCGGCCCGACCGCGAACGTCAGTTGGCGGCCATCGAGGCTGCGCGGATGACCGTCGTCCGCGCCCTGGGGCAAGTGGACGACGCAGCGAAACTGCGACTGGCCGAGGCGCATTCGCGGCTCGTCCGGTTGGCGGGCGAGGCACCGATCTACAATTTCGATCCGGGAATGCTGCTGATGGAAATCGGGTCCTTGCTGGCATCGGCGGGTCCGACTAGGGAACTGCTCTAA
- the mazG gene encoding nucleoside triphosphate pyrophosphohydrolase, whose product MTVSGDLSPSTSGLQRLHAIMARLRDPARGCEWDIAQTFSTIAPYTIEEAYEVEDAIARNDMTALKEELGDLLLQVVFHARMAEELRLFSFDDVAATISDKLEARHPHVFGDENDTGQSREDRWESAKANERAAKGAQSALDGVALALPALIRAEKLQKRAVRVGFDWPDPAGAVSKVIEELEELDHASSDEERVAEAGDLLFAAVNVVRKYGVAPEDALRAANAKFQRRFVGMETLAAGTFADLTLEEQEALWQQVKRSERGETA is encoded by the coding sequence GTGACCGTTTCTGGCGACCTTTCCCCTTCCACCTCCGGCTTGCAGCGATTGCACGCCATCATGGCGCGGCTACGTGATCCTGCGCGCGGTTGCGAATGGGACATTGCGCAGACCTTTTCCACGATTGCACCGTACACGATCGAGGAAGCCTACGAAGTCGAAGACGCGATCGCGCGCAACGACATGACGGCGCTGAAGGAAGAACTTGGAGACTTGTTGCTCCAGGTTGTATTTCACGCCCGCATGGCCGAAGAGCTCAGGCTGTTCTCATTCGATGATGTTGCCGCCACGATTTCCGACAAGTTGGAAGCGCGGCATCCGCATGTTTTCGGTGATGAAAACGACACCGGCCAATCGCGGGAGGATCGCTGGGAGAGCGCCAAGGCGAATGAGCGCGCTGCCAAAGGCGCGCAGAGTGCTCTCGATGGCGTGGCTTTGGCACTTCCAGCATTGATTCGCGCCGAGAAGCTACAGAAACGCGCTGTCCGCGTCGGATTTGACTGGCCTGACCCGGCCGGTGCCGTTTCTAAAGTTATCGAGGAATTGGAAGAACTTGACCATGCAAGTTCAGACGAAGAGCGAGTTGCCGAGGCGGGCGATTTGTTGTTCGCCGCGGTGAACGTAGTGCGCAAGTATGGTGTCGCACCTGAGGATGCATTGCGCGCTGCCAATGCCAAGTTCCAGCGGCGGTTTGTGGGGATGGAGACCCTCGCCGCGGGAACATTTGCCGACCTCACGCTTGAGGAGCAGGAGGCACTTTGGCAGCAGGTCAAGCGTTCAGAGCGCGGTGAAACGGCCTAG
- the lpdA gene encoding dihydrolipoyl dehydrogenase: protein MAEQYDVIVLGSGPGGYVAAIRCSQLGLKTAIVERENLGGICLNWGCIPTKALLRSAEVLNHMKHAASYGLAADNIRADLDAVVKRSRGVAKQLNQGVTHLMKKNKITVHMGAGVLKSATSVEVTGDKGTETISAKHVIVATGARARDLPFAKADGERVWTYRHAMTPKVLPTNLLVIGSGAIGIEFASFYNDMGSKVTVVEMMDRVVPVEDADVSAFLEKALVKQGMTVMTGAGVESLAVSASGIKAKIKGKDGKVAESDFSHVIVAVGIAPNTENIGLEALGVKAERGIIAIDGYGRTNVKGLWAIGDVTPGPWLAHKASHEGVIAAEAIAAELGNKDVHPHPMDRGNIPGCTYCHPQIASVGLTEAKAKEAGYTLKVGTFPFIGNGKAIALGEPEGFVKTVFDAKTGELLGAHMIGAEVTEMIQGYVIGKTLETTEAELMHTVFPHPTISESMHESVLAAYGRAIHI from the coding sequence GTGGCTGAACAATATGACGTCATCGTCCTCGGATCCGGCCCCGGCGGCTATGTGGCGGCGATCCGCTGTTCGCAGCTTGGGCTGAAGACAGCGATTGTCGAGCGCGAGAATCTGGGCGGCATCTGCCTCAACTGGGGCTGCATCCCGACCAAAGCACTGCTGCGCTCGGCCGAAGTGCTGAACCACATGAAGCACGCCGCCTCCTATGGCCTTGCCGCAGACAATATTCGCGCCGATCTCGACGCGGTGGTCAAGCGTTCGCGCGGGGTGGCAAAGCAGCTCAATCAGGGCGTCACGCACCTGATGAAGAAGAACAAGATCACCGTGCACATGGGCGCCGGTGTGTTGAAGAGCGCCACGAGCGTTGAAGTGACTGGTGACAAGGGCACCGAGACGATCTCGGCCAAGCACGTGATCGTGGCAACCGGCGCACGTGCGCGCGACCTTCCCTTCGCAAAGGCTGACGGCGAGCGCGTATGGACGTACCGCCACGCCATGACGCCGAAGGTCCTGCCGACGAACCTGCTGGTGATCGGATCAGGCGCCATCGGTATCGAATTTGCCAGCTTCTACAACGACATGGGGTCTAAAGTTACCGTCGTTGAGATGATGGACCGCGTTGTCCCGGTGGAGGATGCGGACGTTTCGGCGTTCCTCGAGAAAGCGCTGGTCAAGCAGGGCATGACCGTAATGACGGGCGCTGGGGTGGAAAGCCTTGCCGTTAGCGCATCGGGCATCAAGGCCAAGATCAAGGGCAAGGACGGCAAGGTTGCCGAGAGCGATTTCAGCCATGTCATTGTCGCTGTCGGCATCGCGCCGAACACCGAGAACATCGGGCTTGAAGCACTGGGCGTGAAGGCCGAGCGCGGGATCATCGCCATCGATGGCTATGGCCGCACCAATGTGAAGGGCCTTTGGGCGATCGGCGACGTGACGCCAGGTCCGTGGCTGGCGCATAAGGCAAGCCATGAAGGCGTGATCGCCGCCGAAGCCATCGCGGCGGAACTCGGCAACAAGGACGTTCACCCGCACCCGATGGATCGCGGCAACATTCCGGGCTGCACCTACTGCCACCCGCAGATCGCCAGCGTCGGCCTGACCGAAGCCAAGGCCAAGGAAGCAGGCTACACGCTCAAGGTCGGCACGTTCCCGTTCATCGGCAACGGCAAGGCCATCGCGCTGGGCGAACCGGAAGGCTTCGTGAAGACGGTGTTCGACGCCAAGACCGGCGAACTGCTTGGCGCGCACATGATCGGCGCGGAAGTGACCGAAATGATCCAGGGCTATGTCATCGGCAAGACGCTGGAAACGACCGAAGCCGAACTGATGCACACAGTCTTCCCGCACCCCACGATCAGCGAATCGATGCACGAAAGCGTGCTGGCCGCTTATGGACGGGCAATTCACATCTGA
- the metG gene encoding methionine--tRNA ligase, with amino-acid sequence MGEPYYITTAISYPNGKPHIGHAYEAIAADVIARFQRALGRDVRFQTGTDEHGLKMAQKARETGVSPRELSDEMSSYFIKMCDDLDISYDVFIRTTEERHHASVQELWRRMEAKGDLYLDRYEGWYSIRDEAYYDESELAADEGGEKLSPQGTPVEWTVEESWFFRLSKYAEPLLALYNENPQFIQPDGRRNEVMRFVEGGLRDLSVSRTSFDWGVKVPGSDGHVMYVWVDALANYLTGLGFPDESGDFARYWPANLHLIGKDIVRFHTVYWPAFLMSADIALPDQVFGHGFLLNRGQKESKSLGNVTDPLELAERFGVDPLRYFLMREVAFGQDGSYSPEAIVTRCNAELANSYGNLVQRVLSMIFKNMDGTLETFSSTDDDDVLLAAVFSACRDELPREFEALNFSAGIDAWMKGVFACNAYVDEQAPWSLRKTDPDRMKAVLLTLFMAIRDLTIAIAPVVPASAHKVLDQIGIPADQRDFAALTDADWYMARVATGEKLGAPSPAFPRLEMPEDTGTA; translated from the coding sequence ATGGGCGAGCCCTATTACATCACCACCGCCATCAGCTATCCCAATGGCAAACCTCATATCGGTCACGCTTATGAAGCGATTGCTGCCGACGTCATAGCGCGCTTTCAACGCGCGCTCGGCCGCGACGTGCGTTTTCAGACGGGGACCGATGAGCACGGCTTGAAGATGGCGCAGAAAGCGCGCGAGACGGGTGTGTCACCGCGCGAACTATCTGATGAAATGTCGTCGTATTTCATAAAGATGTGCGATGACTTGGACATCTCTTATGATGTTTTCATTCGCACCACGGAAGAGCGTCATCACGCGTCGGTTCAGGAACTATGGCGGCGGATGGAAGCCAAGGGCGATCTCTATCTCGATCGCTACGAAGGCTGGTATTCGATCCGCGACGAAGCTTACTACGATGAAAGTGAACTGGCAGCGGATGAAGGCGGTGAAAAGCTTTCGCCACAAGGTACGCCAGTCGAGTGGACCGTCGAGGAGAGCTGGTTCTTCCGGCTATCCAAATATGCCGAACCACTGCTCGCGCTTTACAACGAGAATCCGCAGTTCATCCAGCCTGACGGTCGGCGCAACGAGGTGATGCGGTTCGTGGAAGGCGGACTTCGCGACCTTTCCGTCTCGCGCACAAGTTTCGACTGGGGCGTAAAGGTTCCGGGCAGCGATGGGCATGTGATGTATGTCTGGGTCGATGCCCTCGCCAATTACCTGACCGGCCTGGGTTTCCCCGATGAAAGTGGCGACTTTGCAAGGTATTGGCCTGCAAACCTCCACCTTATCGGCAAAGATATCGTGCGGTTCCATACCGTCTATTGGCCAGCCTTCCTGATGAGCGCCGACATTGCCCTGCCAGATCAGGTGTTCGGACACGGATTCCTGCTCAATCGGGGCCAGAAGGAATCCAAGTCGCTCGGCAACGTCACCGATCCACTGGAATTGGCGGAACGTTTCGGCGTCGATCCGCTGCGCTATTTCCTTATGCGCGAAGTGGCGTTCGGGCAGGATGGTTCCTACTCGCCCGAGGCCATCGTGACGCGCTGCAATGCCGAACTGGCGAACAGCTATGGCAATCTCGTGCAGCGCGTTCTTTCCATGATTTTCAAGAATATGGACGGGACTCTGGAGACGTTTTCCAGCACGGATGATGATGACGTTTTGCTTGCTGCCGTCTTCAGTGCGTGCCGTGATGAGCTGCCGCGCGAGTTCGAGGCGCTCAACTTCTCCGCCGGAATTGACGCTTGGATGAAGGGCGTGTTCGCCTGCAATGCCTATGTCGATGAGCAGGCGCCGTGGTCTCTGCGAAAAACCGATCCTGACCGCATGAAGGCGGTCTTGCTGACCTTGTTCATGGCGATCCGCGACCTCACCATCGCAATTGCGCCGGTGGTACCAGCCTCGGCACACAAGGTGCTCGATCAGATTGGCATCCCTGCCGACCAGCGGGACTTCGCAGCGTTGACCGATGCGGACTGGTACATGGCCCGCGTGGCGACTGGCGAGAAGCTCGGCGCACCATCGCCCGCGTTTCCGCGGCTCGAAATGCCAGAGGACACCGGCACGGCATGA